The sequence atactcctgccccagcattctcaatgtgaaagcccaagggctttcacaccgaggtgatgcgctggcgagagaaaaaaaatctcctgcaagcagcatctttggagcggtgagaggaacgGTGTgtgtaccgctccttcccattgaaaacaatgggacacagtggtaatgcgggcggtattaaccctttttcggccgctagcggggtttaATACTGCACTGATAGCGGCCGAATACTGATGCAATTCCGACAGTATGGGTGCAGTTGAAGATAAACATTTGGTAAAGATAATATACAAACGGataaaaatgaaatgcaaaaatATGTAATATAAGTATTGGCATGAATCTATACTAAATGCCACTGGGATCACAAGCATTATTTCTACGTCTGAATATAACAAAGTGCAGGTAAGAGCAGAGACTTGCCATCAGCCTAGACACCGTAGGGGTGAATAAGGTAGGTAGTATATATATTAATCGTCGAGCCTCTTTAGGCTATAACCACAACAACCGTAGATGTATAATTGCTCGTAGATCAGACggataaaaaatatagaaataagaACTTTCTAGAAAGAGGCTCCTCCCCAATCAAGGTGGGGAGGTAGTAGAGTTGCAAGGCAAAGTGCGGAGACCCATTGGGGAGCTGGACCACACAGCTCCCACCCATGGTAGTTACCGCAGATCGCCGTGCAGGGGCCCAGGTGTGTTATCCACCTAATCCAATATGATATAGAATTGGCCACTAGAAAAATATACATGTAGTGTAAAGTTgattaaaagtaccatcatccagaaatCAGAATTGAATAAGGAATGGTTTTTGGACCCCAAaccaaaaaccagacaaaaaaggggggggggggagttagggcagttggactattgcggtacgataaacaattataaaaattgcaagtgtaaaggagagtatacattttattaacacaaagacaaaaaaaatatacaggcaAGAATATAAATTAAAATAGTGACGATCCATGTGTATCACCACAGTGGTCAACAATGGGAATAGGGGTCACTAAGGgagtctctactagttttgcggcCATTGCCACTTCGTCAGGAGAACAATCTGCAATGAATTTACAAACAGTCAATGAATAAACAGACAGGCATAGAGATACAGTCAAGCCTGACATAATGATATAGTATATGGGGAAGGGGGGACAAGGGTTGAGCTGCTTACCTAAGACCCCCACAGTCCGCGGGAGCAGGAGTTACCAGGTGAGGTCTTGTGTGGCAACCaggggggacatgtgtgtggaTGGAtaaccctaaccccccccccttttttgtctggtttttggtTTGGGGTCCAAAATCCATTCCTTATTCAATCCTTCCCACTGAAGCTGCTGCTGGAGAAATCACGTGATCGAACCGGAATTACTTCAGAAGAGGTAAGTATTGAGTATGGTAGTTAGAATAGGCTTACAATGGGAGTGGGAACAGGTTTAAGCTTAGTTGCCTTCCTTTAGTTGCTTTGACTTGCCTTCCACTTTAAACATAAATAAGGGGcaaatataatctttttttttttttttttttttttttaaattagaccaAACAGTACACTAATTAAAAGTGAAActttcaaacgctgatttttttatttttttattttttcaaatttctagtGGATGCAGTTGTACCTGAACGAGAGAACCATCAAACAAACAACAATGACATGGAAGTACAAATTGTGGAAGTAAACCAGGCTGATGGGAACATGGCATTAACGACGGAGGAAAGGGAGCATAAAGACTACATTAGATCATTGTTTGAGACTGTGCTGCTTATGGGCAAGCAGAACGTAACTTTGGAGGGTCGCAATTGCAAAGTTGCCGAGGGGATTTATACCCCTGATAACTTCCAGGCTCTTCTTGAGTACCGTATAAATTCTGGGGATGATGTACTCAGAAGGCGATTTGAAATGCTTGCTGTAAACCAGGAATATTGTTCTCGGCTCCAACAGGAGCAGATCTTGGAAGTATGTGAGAGCTGCATAAGGGAAGAAGTTCTCCGTGAAGTATGGAGCTCCCAGTTCTTCTCCATAATGTGCGAAGATGCTGTTGATTTAGCAGGGGAGGAACAAATTCCTGTATTCATAAGACATATTGATAACACCTACAGCCTACGAGAAGAGTTTATTGGGTTCATCCCTTGCGTTGCAGATGCCGAAGTCTTGGCTATCAACTTCCTTTTGACTCTTACAGAGAAATGGGGCTTGAATATGGAATTCTGTCGTGGAATGTCTTGCAATTCCTCACGCAAATATTCTGCTAAATTGAAAGTTGTGGCTTCTCGGTTGCTACAGAAGTACCCAGAAGCCACTTATTCTCTTAGTTCTAATTGTGCCTTGAATTTGTGGCTGTCAAAATCCACACCTGTCCCTGGAGTTTCTGTAGTACTGGGCATCCTAGatgatatttctttattttttcaaagcTCTGCCCAACTGCAGGAAGAGCTGAAAAATACTATCAATTCATTTTTTCAGGACAATGTAGAGAAGGGTTCTGAACTTATAGAGCTCTTAAAATCAGACTGGGCAAGTAGACATGATGCTTTTGAGATGATAGTGACTCTCCTTCATTCACTGATTGTCTGCTTGGACAAAGTGTCTTGTGATAACAGCTGTCGGTGGGATGCCAGGATCAGCAGCCATGCATTTATCCTCTCAAGTGCCATGACTGATTTTGATTTTGTGGTTACCATTGTGATTTTGAAAAATGCTCTCTCTTTCACTCGAGCTTTCGGAAAGAACTTGCAGGGCTCATCGTCGGATGTTTTCTCTGCCGCCAACAGCTTAACGGCGGTGTTGCATGCTTTAAATGAGGTGATGGACAACATTGAAGTTTACCATGAGTTCTGGTTTGAGGAGGCCACTGATCTGGCTCGCAAACTACATATCCCAGTAAGACTCCCAGGCCAATTCCGGGAATGCAACATGCAGGATGACTTGACTTCTGAAAACTTTTACAAAGATGCCCTTAGCATACCCACAGTCCAGCACATCATTCAGGGGCTGAAGGACCTTTTTTCAGAACACCACCTTAAGGCCCTTAAATGTCTATCGTTGGTTCCCGCCGTGATGGGCCAACTGAAATTCAGCACCAGCGAGGAACACAATGCTGATAAATACAAAAGGGACCTTCCCAACCCAGACACCCTTTCTGCGGAACTTCACTGTTGGCGAGTCAAATGGAAACATCGGGGCAAAGACGTTGAACTTCCTTCCAACCTCTTTGAGTCTCTTCAGCTGCCTGATATCAAGTTTTTCCCGAACGTTCAAGCCGTTTTAAAAGTCTTAAGTGCTCTACCCATCTTCAAAATTGAAAACAAATGCGATACAAGCAGGAAACGCTTGAGTTTCTACATAGAGAAAACACCAAGAGAACAGCGTTCGAGCCACCTGGCATTTCTAAATGTAAACTATGACACAAAACATGACTTGGATTTAATGGTGGACACATATTTGAAGGCGGTGGAGAGTAAAGACAAACTTGATTCCATCCCACAGGACACAGATATTGCAGAGGAAGTTTGATGTCAATAGACTGTTTTCGTACTTTTTCTTTGTTAATATTGATCTGTTTTTAAAGAGAAACTTTTGAGGTTAAACATGCGGGACCTGATGttaagttgtgtttttttaagGGGGGCTGGCTCCAGGGCAGTTTTCTGTTTCTTTCTTCATGTCTTCGTTGGAAGCATGTAGGATGGGAGGTTATACTCAGATTTCACTGGCTGCATTTTTGGTCCAGGTAATAACACGGAGTGGTGAGGCAAGAGACAAGGATGGCGGTCCCTAACTccacacacttaaaggggttgtaaaggtttgtgttttttcaccttaaagcggaggtttaccctaaaaacatgta comes from Rana temporaria chromosome 2, aRanTem1.1, whole genome shotgun sequence and encodes:
- the THAP12 gene encoding 52 kDa repressor of the inhibitor of the protein kinase; translation: MLVRVCESSRPRTALWSRWAALSGGRRRVTRYRSIMPNFCAAPNCTRKSTQSDLAFFRFPRDPDRCRKWVENCRRSDLEDKTPDQLNKHYRLCAQHFEDCMICRSSPYRTVLRDNAIPTIFDLTSHLGNPGRQRKRIKELSEDEIRAIKERKLDAVVPERENHQTNNNDMEVQIVEVNQADGNMALTTEEREHKDYIRSLFETVLLMGKQNVTLEGRNCKVAEGIYTPDNFQALLEYRINSGDDVLRRRFEMLAVNQEYCSRLQQEQILEVCESCIREEVLREVWSSQFFSIMCEDAVDLAGEEQIPVFIRHIDNTYSLREEFIGFIPCVADAEVLAINFLLTLTEKWGLNMEFCRGMSCNSSRKYSAKLKVVASRLLQKYPEATYSLSSNCALNLWLSKSTPVPGVSVVLGILDDISLFFQSSAQLQEELKNTINSFFQDNVEKGSELIELLKSDWASRHDAFEMIVTLLHSLIVCLDKVSCDNSCRWDARISSHAFILSSAMTDFDFVVTIVILKNALSFTRAFGKNLQGSSSDVFSAANSLTAVLHALNEVMDNIEVYHEFWFEEATDLARKLHIPVRLPGQFRECNMQDDLTSENFYKDALSIPTVQHIIQGLKDLFSEHHLKALKCLSLVPAVMGQLKFSTSEEHNADKYKRDLPNPDTLSAELHCWRVKWKHRGKDVELPSNLFESLQLPDIKFFPNVQAVLKVLSALPIFKIENKCDTSRKRLSFYIEKTPREQRSSHLAFLNVNYDTKHDLDLMVDTYLKAVESKDKLDSIPQDTDIAEEV